The sequence below is a genomic window from Bacillota bacterium.
TCACCGCGGCCACCAGCGCGCCCACCACCATGAGCAGGTTGAGCACGCGCTGGAGGATCTCCACCAGCCTCTGCTGGCCCTCGCCGACTCCGGCGGGAGGCCGCGGAGGCTGCGGCATCACGATCTCGCCCTCCGCCAGCACCTGGCCCGCCAGCCCGAGCACGAACGTGGCCAGCACCGCCAGGAAAAGGAGCTTTTTGGCCAACTCCATCACCCCCTCTCGCGCTTCTTCCCGGGGCTCCCCCGGGCCACGAGCCGGCCGACCGCTTCGGCAAAGTCCGACTCCCGCTCCCGGAAGGCCAGCCCCGCGTACCACCAGCCGCCCGCCCAGGGGAAGCAGCTCCGCACCTCGCAGCGGGCCTCGCGGCCTTCCAGCTGCAGCACCGCTTCGGCGCCCTCGGGAACCGGGCGCCAGAGCGCCACCCGTGCGCCGCCCTGGCTCAGGTCTTGCGCCGCGCCATCCAGGAGAACGCCCCCGGCGAGCAGCACCCGGACAGGCGCCGAAACCCGGTGGCGGGGAGCCCTGGTCACGGAGGCTACGCTCAGGCTCACTGCTAGCGGTTGGCCCTCCACCACTCGCTCGCGGAAGAAGAACTCCTGCCCCGCCCGCTGCCGGCGCACCACCACCTCGTCGCCCGGCGCCACCCGCAGCGGCGACCGGGGCTTGAGCAGCAGCGCCCCGTCGTACGCCAGCACCGCACACCACACCGCGCCCGGCGGGGCCGCCACCAGCACCTGCTCGCCCGGCCGCGGCAGGCCGATGAACACACGCTTGCCGTTGCTTTCCAAATCAAAACCCCCTTTAACGCTCTAACGCACGCGGAACCAGCCACCCAGATAAGAATCAAAGAGCTGCCGCATGACGCACCGCTCCCGCGCCTCCTCCTCGGAGACCAGACCCGCCCGGACGAGGTCGGCCAGCGCGCGGTCCATGGGCACCATGCCCTCCTGCGAGCCCGTCTGGATGGCCGAGGGCACTTCCTGAATCCTGCCCTCGCGGATCATAGCCCTGACTGCGGGCGTCGCCAGGAGGACTTCCACCGCCGCCAGGCGCGTCCCGCCACCCGCGCGGGGAAGCAGCTGCTGGGCCAGGATGCCCTGGATGCTCTCGGCAAACTGGATCCGGACCTGGTCCCGGTCGCGTGGCGGGAAGGCGTCTACCACGCGGGTCACCGCGGCCGCAGCCGTGCGCGTGTGCAGCGTCGAGAGCACGAGGTGGCCGGTTTCCGCGGCCGTCAGCGCCGCCGCAATGGTCTCCGGGTCGCGCATCTCACCCACCACGATAACGTCCGGATCCTCCCGGAGCGCAGCGCGCAGCCCTTCGGCAAACCCCGGGACGTCCTCGCCAACCTGCCGCTGGTTGACCAGCCCGCGGCCGTGCGCGATCAGGTACTCGATGGGGTCTTCCAGGGTGATAACGTGCCGCGCCATTTGGGAAACCGCGTGAACGACCATGGCTGCCAGTGTGGTGGACTTGCCCGATCCGGTAGCTCCCGTGACGAGCACCAGGCCCCGCGGCAGGGAAGCCAGCTGCGCTACCGTTTCGGCCAGTCCGGGCTGGTGCCCAAACAGCTCCCCGAGCCCGGGCACCCGGAAGGAAAGCCTCCGCGCGGCCACCGCGGGCGAGCCGCGCTGGCGGTACACGTTCACCCGAAAACGTGCCTGGCCCGGGAGCTGGTAGGCCAGGTCGCAGGAGCCGGTGGTGAGGAACCGATCTCGGCGGGTCCCATCACCGCCGAGCAGGGACGCCGCCAGCTCCTGCAGGTCCGCGGCGGAAAGCGGCCCGGCCCAACGCGGCTCGCGGGCGAGCAGTTCCGCGAGGCTCTCCCTGCCGTCAAACAGCTCGCTCGCCGCGGCCTCCGCCGCCGCCACCAGCATCCCGTGCACCCGCAGCATGGCCGGCGCGCCCGCGGTGAGGTGGACGTCCGAGGCCTCCAGCCTGCACGCCGC
It includes:
- a CDS encoding PilZ domain-containing protein, which gives rise to MESNGKRVFIGLPRPGEQVLVAAPPGAVWCAVLAYDGALLLKPRSPLRVAPGDEVVVRRQRAGQEFFFRERVVEGQPLAVSLSVASVTRAPRHRVSAPVRVLLAGGVLLDGAAQDLSQGGARVALWRPVPEGAEAVLQLEGREARCEVRSCFPWAGGWWYAGLAFRERESDFAEAVGRLVARGSPGKKRERG
- a CDS encoding PilT/PilU family type 4a pilus ATPase, with protein sequence MALAVEDLLSAACRLEASDVHLTAGAPAMLRVHGMLVAAAEAAASELFDGRESLAELLAREPRWAGPLSAADLQELAASLLGGDGTRRDRFLTTGSCDLAYQLPGQARFRVNVYRQRGSPAVAARRLSFRVPGLGELFGHQPGLAETVAQLASLPRGLVLVTGATGSGKSTTLAAMVVHAVSQMARHVITLEDPIEYLIAHGRGLVNQRQVGEDVPGFAEGLRAALREDPDVIVVGEMRDPETIAAALTAAETGHLVLSTLHTRTAAAAVTRVVDAFPPRDRDQVRIQFAESIQGILAQQLLPRAGGGTRLAAVEVLLATPAVRAMIREGRIQEVPSAIQTGSQEGMVPMDRALADLVRAGLVSEEEARERCVMRQLFDSYLGGWFRVR